A stretch of DNA from Synechococcus sp. JA-3-3Ab:
ATCTGGGTGATGTTGACGCCAGGGCCACCCATTTTGATGGTGACGTCTAGCCCATACTCGCGGTAAATGCCTGTGGCCACCGCCTGATAAAAGCCGCCATGCTCGGCCTGGGCATACCAGTTGGTAGCATAGGAAACTCGCTCGAGCTTGGATCTCTGGGCCACTATCAGAGTGGGGGAAGCCCGTCGTTGAGCCTGAGCCCCTGCTGCGGCCAGCCAACTGCCTCCAAGAGCGGCAGCTCCTGCTTTGAGCAGCTGACGACGGCTGAAGGTGCCGCCCTTGGGTCTAGAGGATCCAACCGAGGCCATAGGTAACTAAAGCGAAAGATGACGCAAGCATTATACATCCCGGAGGAGACCCTGTGTGCCTGGCTACAAGAAGATCTCGGCCACGGCGATCTCACCAGCGAGCTGACCCTGCCCCCCAGCGTTGAGGGGGAGGCGGTGATCCTGGCCAAGGAGCCAGGGATCCTAGCTGGCCTGGAAATTGCCAGGCGGGTTTTCCGGCTGGTGGATCCCCAGCTAGCGTTCGCCTCCCAGGTAGAGGAGGGAGCCTCTGTTGTCGCTGGCCAGGAGGTAGTCCAGATCAAGGGATCCCTGCGGGGCATTCTGGCGGCAGAACGGCTGGCGCTGAACCTTCTCCAAAGGCTTTCCGGCATTGCCACCCTCACCCGCACCTACGTAGAGGCGCTGCGGGGAACCTCAACCCAGCTTCTGGACACCCGCAAAACTACCCCCGGCTTGCGCGCCCTGGAGAAATACGCCGTGCGGGTAGGGGGCGGCAAAAACCACCGCTTTGGCCTCTTCGACGGCATCTTGATTAAGGAAAACCACATTCGCGGTGCCGGCGGCATCTTGGCAGCCGTCCAGCGGGCCAAAGCAGGTGCCCCCCACCACCTCAAGGTCGAGGTTGAGGTGCGCAACCTCCAGGAGCTGGAGGAGGCTTTGGCGGCAGGCGCCGATCTCATCCTTCTCGATAACTTCCCCTTGGAGCAGATCCGGGCTGCCGTTCAACGGGTAGGGGGGAAAGTTCCCCTAGAAGCCAGCGGCAACATGAACCTAGAGCGCGCCCGGAAAGCGGCTGAGGCAGGCGTGGATTACATCAGTGTGGGGGCCCTGACTCACTCGGCCAAGGCCCTGGATCTCTCCTTGCTCGTGGTGCGGCCCTGAGGTTTGCCCCAGGGAGCGCTGTTTCTAATGCTAGGCTAGGTAACGATCCCGCCTAAAGCAGGAAGGCCAGTTGCTGCCTGCTGGCAACTTCTCCTTAGCCCCGCACCAGTCCAGCTCTGCACCCGTGGCCGGCCCAGCCAAAACAGAAGGTTCACCATGACCCAAGAAACCCTTGTCCAGGAAATTGCTCGACTCAAGCAGGAAAGGCAGGCCGTTATCCTAGCCCACTCCTACCAACTCCCCGAGGTGCAGGAAGTGGCGGACTTTGTGGGAGACTCCCTGGGCCTGGCCCGCGAGGCCCAAAAGACAGATGCCCAGGTCATTGTCTTTGCTGGCGTCCACTTCATGGCCGAAACGGCAGCCATCCTCAACCCGGAAAAGACGGTGCTGCTGCCGGATCTGGAGGCGGGCTGCTCTCTGGCCGACAGCATCCGCCCAGAGGACGTTCTGCGCTGGAAGGAGGCCAACCCCGAGGGGCTGGTGGTGGCCTATGTCAACACGGCCGCCGAGATTAAAGCCATGGCCGATGTCTGCGTTACCAGCGCCAACGCTGTGCAGGTGGTGGCCAGCCTGCCGCCGGATCGCCCCATCTTCTTTGTGCCGGATATGTTCCTGGGGGCCTATGTAGCCCAGACAACGGGGAGGGAGTTGGATCTGTTCCCCGGCGAGTGCCACGTCCATGTGGGCATTCGCGAGGAGCACCTCAAGGCAATGGCAGAGAAGCACCCAGAGGCGGAGTTCCTCATCCACCCCGAGTGCAGTTGCGGCTCCAGTTGTCTATTTCTCAAGCCGGACGCCAAGCTCCTTTCTACCGAGGGGATGGTGCGTTATGCCAGAACTTCGGCCAGCCGCGA
This window harbors:
- the nadC gene encoding carboxylating nicotinate-nucleotide diphosphorylase — protein: MTQALYIPEETLCAWLQEDLGHGDLTSELTLPPSVEGEAVILAKEPGILAGLEIARRVFRLVDPQLAFASQVEEGASVVAGQEVVQIKGSLRGILAAERLALNLLQRLSGIATLTRTYVEALRGTSTQLLDTRKTTPGLRALEKYAVRVGGGKNHRFGLFDGILIKENHIRGAGGILAAVQRAKAGAPHHLKVEVEVRNLQELEEALAAGADLILLDNFPLEQIRAAVQRVGGKVPLEASGNMNLERARKAAEAGVDYISVGALTHSAKALDLSLLVVRP
- the nadA gene encoding quinolinate synthase NadA; this encodes MTQETLVQEIARLKQERQAVILAHSYQLPEVQEVADFVGDSLGLAREAQKTDAQVIVFAGVHFMAETAAILNPEKTVLLPDLEAGCSLADSIRPEDVLRWKEANPEGLVVAYVNTAAEIKAMADVCVTSANAVQVVASLPPDRPIFFVPDMFLGAYVAQTTGRELDLFPGECHVHVGIREEHLKAMAEKHPEAEFLIHPECSCGSSCLFLKPDAKLLSTEGMVRYARTSASREFVVATEVGILHRLQKEAPDKTFIPVKADAVCEYMKKITLEKIYRSLVEMRYVIQVPEAVAEKARKSILAMLSVPAGA